A window from Mangifera indica cultivar Alphonso chromosome 2, CATAS_Mindica_2.1, whole genome shotgun sequence encodes these proteins:
- the LOC123207403 gene encoding uncharacterized protein LOC123207403, with protein MTSATRYRIALHSRQCSSSKHSNFPLHVTFHFLKSMATNEDTDDLRSLLAEQRAELMDAQSLESDLDYAFLLQLEEAISASLTLVPSTSSTPPTLPSLLQQPVDDVVSPTFASLQSEELEKMEKELANYEQAKLEIRKTNEAILLAAHDQKFAMELSRMPEDEWLKWGDNFEKAFGEECSGSGDETDDNTFGLYFKGLVSEEMIDEKKVVLCGIGIEICDPCGHLIFPFQKPLIGGWMSKTAAEANALIEGLNVALSLELKRVRIYCDCYRLYQFVTGRWSAKQRKVAVLLNQVSLLQKKFRYCNTIFVGPNAIKGVFELARAAIYSQVTKPAGPSRGKTVNETCFICLEATDVGRMFSIEGCLHRYCFSCMKQHVEAKLRNGMVPKCPHEDCKSELRVDSCREFLTPNLFEILNQRIKEASIPATEKVYCPNPRCSTLMRKSEVSKYAENAFCGSDLSEAVRCVKCHGIFCIKCKVPWHSNMTCNVYKRLNPNPPVEDVKLKSLASRNLWRLCVKCNHMIELSEGCYHMTCRCGYEFCYKYGGEWKNKKASCSCPIWDEDNILYDD; from the exons ATGACTTCCGCAACACGCTACCGAATAGCTCTCCACTCTCGTCAGTGCTCATCATCCAAACACTCCAATTTCCCTTTGCATGTCACCTTCCACTTCTTGAAATCAATGGCAACCAACGAAGATACCGACGACCTCCGCTCTTTACTAGCCGAACAGCGCGCGGAGCTCATGGATGCTCAATCCCTAGAATCCGACCTCGATTATGCCTTCCTTCTACAACTCGAAGAAGCCATCTCTGCTTCTCTCACACTTGTCCCCTCCACTTCATCAACACCGCCAACGTTGCCATCACTACTACAACAACCTGTAGACGATGTCGTTTCTCCTACCTTCGCCTCCCTCCAGTCCGAAGAACTCGAGAAGATGGAGAAAGAACTCGCCAATTACGAACAAGCAAAACTGGAGATACGCAAAACGAATGAAGCTATTCTTCTTGCTGCTCACGATCAGAAATTCGCCATGGAACTCTCCAGGATGCCCGAGGATGAGTGGCTTAAGTGGGGCGATAATTTCGAGAAAGCGTTCGGCGAAGAATGTTCAGGAAGCGGGGACGAAACTGATGATAACacatttggcctttattttaagGGATTGGTAAGTGAAGAGATGATTGATGAGAAGAAGGTTGTGTTGTGTGGGATTGGTATAGAAATATGCGATCCTTGTGGTCATTTGATATTCCCGTTTCAGAAACCGTTGATTGGAGGCTGGATGAGCAAGACTGCTGCCGAGGCTAATGCTTTGATTGAAGGACTTAATGTTGCTCTATCTTTAGAGCTTAAGCGTGTTCGGATCTACTGTGATTGTTATCGTTTGTATCAATTT GTTACTGGAAGATGGTCAGCAAAGCAACGGAAGGTAGCTGTGTTACTCAATCAAGTATCCcttcttcaaaaaaaatttaggtaCTGCAACACAATTTTTGTGGGACCTAATGCTATAAAGGGTGTCTTCGAACTTGCAAGAGCTGCGATATATTCTCAAGTCACAAAACCTGCGGGTCCAAGCCGGGGCAAAACTGTGAATGAAACATGTTTTATCTGTTTGGAAGCTACTGATGTTGGTCGTATGTTTTCCATTGAAGGATGCTTGCACCGCTACTGTTTTTCTTGTATGAAGCAGCACGTGGAAGCAAAGTTGCGTAATGGAATGGTGCCTAAGTGTCCTCATGAAGATTGTAAATCTGAACTTAGAGTTGATAGTTGTAGAGAATTCTTGACGcctaatttatttgaaatactGAATCAACGTATAAAGGAAGCTTCAATTCCTGCTACAGAGAAAGTTTATTGCCCAAATCCCAGGTGCTCGACATTAATGAGAAAAAGTGAGGTTTCAAAATATGCTGAAAATGCCTTTTGTGGTTCTGATCTGTCTGAAGCTGTGAGATGTGTGAAATGTCATGGCATTTTTTGCATAAAATGCAAGGTTCCATGGCATAGTAACATGACTTGCAATGTTTACAAAAGGTTGAATCCTAATCCTCCGGTGGAGGATGTGAAGCTAAAGTCTCTAGCATCAAGGAACCTGTGGCGCTTATGTGTGAAGTGCAACCATATGATAGAACTTTCTGAAGGTTGTTACCACATGACTTGCAG ATGCGGATATGAATTTTGCTATAAATATGGCGGAGAGTGGAAGAACAAAAAGGCAAGTTGTTCTTGTCCTATCTGGGACGAGGATAATATCTTATACGATGATTGA